From Clostridia bacterium, the proteins below share one genomic window:
- the spoIIIAC gene encoding stage III sporulation protein AC yields MRIELIFQIAGIGILTSIFHIVLKQAGKEEYSFIATLAGVAIALIMVVQLLAELLEAVKGVFFL; encoded by the coding sequence ATGAGGATAGAATTAATTTTTCAAATAGCCGGGATCGGTATTCTTACTTCAATTTTTCATATAGTTTTAAAACAAGCTGGTAAAGAAGAATATTCATTCATAGCTACTTTAGCCGGTGTGGCAATTGCTTTAATAATGGTTGTGCAGTTATTAGCCGAATTATTAGAGGCTGTTAAAGGGGTGTTCTTTCTTTAA
- a CDS encoding TldD/PmbA family protein, whose amino-acid sequence MKSIASQILKLTAQKGIKQAEVFGQTSKELTIEIARQEVENLKIAEEQGVGLRIIFENRLGYAYTADLKKESLQVLVEKALANSRLVEAETAWNIAQPNDKYPQLDLFDLEIGQHSLEEKISLAQEVEQAALNYDSRIKQVEKAVYQDADYQLFLYNSYGLEKNYHSAFCGLYSSVISRDQADAQTGFGMDFSLKYADLDPYKVGREAGEKAVRMLGARTISSAKLPVVFEPYVMVGLLGVLEAIFSGEAVLKGTSFLAGKVGEKVAGTAVNLIDHGALKGRLGSAPFDGEGMPTQKTSLIHNGELQGFLHNLYTARKSGTISTGNAVRSGYKSTPEVGVTNFYLEPGKVSPEELLREISYGFYVTEVMGLHTANPISGDFSLGAAGLLIENGEITKPVKGMALAGNLQALLKGIDLIANDLTFYLGQGSPTVRVQGLTLSGI is encoded by the coding sequence ATGAAGTCAATAGCCTCTCAAATATTGAAACTAACAGCACAAAAAGGTATTAAGCAAGCAGAAGTTTTTGGACAAACTTCAAAAGAATTAACTATAGAAATTGCACGTCAAGAAGTAGAAAATTTAAAAATAGCGGAAGAACAAGGTGTTGGCTTGCGGATTATTTTTGAGAATCGTTTAGGTTATGCTTATACTGCTGATCTAAAGAAAGAGTCCTTACAAGTATTAGTGGAAAAGGCACTAGCCAATTCACGTTTGGTCGAAGCCGAAACAGCTTGGAATATTGCCCAACCCAATGATAAATATCCTCAATTGGATTTATTTGATTTGGAAATAGGTCAGCATTCTTTAGAGGAAAAAATCTCTTTAGCCCAAGAAGTTGAACAAGCTGCCTTGAATTATGATTCACGAATTAAACAAGTAGAAAAAGCTGTTTATCAGGATGCAGATTATCAGTTGTTTCTTTATAATTCATATGGTCTAGAAAAGAATTATCACAGTGCTTTTTGTGGTTTATATAGTTCTGTTATTAGTAGGGATCAAGCTGATGCTCAAACTGGTTTTGGTATGGATTTTAGTTTGAAATACGCAGACCTTGATCCATATAAGGTAGGTCGTGAGGCTGGTGAAAAGGCCGTGAGAATGTTGGGAGCACGTACCATTTCCTCAGCGAAATTACCAGTTGTTTTTGAGCCTTATGTAATGGTTGGTTTGTTAGGTGTATTAGAAGCAATTTTTTCTGGAGAAGCAGTTTTAAAAGGCACCTCTTTTTTAGCTGGTAAAGTAGGTGAAAAGGTTGCAGGTACGGCGGTTAATTTAATTGATCATGGTGCTTTAAAAGGGCGACTGGGTTCAGCTCCTTTTGATGGTGAAGGGATGCCTACACAGAAAACCAGTTTAATTCATAATGGAGAATTACAAGGTTTCTTGCATAATCTCTATACTGCACGTAAAAGCGGTACTATTTCTACAGGTAATGCCGTTAGAAGTGGTTATAAATCTACACCAGAGGTGGGAGTGACTAATTTTTATTTGGAACCTGGTAAAGTTTCACCAGAGGAATTATTGCGTGAGATCTCTTATGGATTTTATGTAACTGAGGTTATGGGTTTGCATACAGCTAATCCTATTTCCGGTGATTTTTCTTTAGGTGCAGCAGGTTTATTGATTGAAAATGGTGAAATAACTAAACCGGTAAAAGGGATGGCTTTAGCCGGTAATTTACAAGCTCTTTTAAAAGGTATAGATTTAATAGCTAATGATTTAACTTTTTATCTGGGACAAGGTTCACCAACAGTGCGTGTACAAGGTTTAACATTAAGTGGAATATAG
- the aroQ gene encoding type II 3-dehydroquinate dehydratase, whose protein sequence is MFKICIIHGPNLNLLGQREPKIYGEMTFAELNRQLIAYGEEKGLKVEIFQSNHEGDLVDKIQSAADFDYLIINAAAYTHTSIALRDALLACSTPAVEVHLSNLAKREPFRQVSLLADVVQGQIIGLGVWGYRLALDAVLHFLQGGKDIV, encoded by the coding sequence ATGTTTAAAATATGTATAATTCATGGTCCTAATCTTAATCTCCTTGGTCAGCGGGAACCTAAAATTTATGGAGAAATGACCTTTGCAGAATTGAATCGACAGTTAATTGCTTATGGGGAGGAAAAAGGTTTAAAAGTAGAAATTTTTCAGTCCAATCATGAAGGTGATTTAGTAGATAAAATACAAAGCGCGGCTGATTTTGATTATTTAATTATTAATGCTGCAGCCTATACCCATACTAGTATTGCCCTACGAGATGCTCTTTTGGCCTGTTCAACACCTGCTGTGGAAGTTCATTTAAGTAATTTAGCTAAAAGAGAACCTTTTCGACAGGTTTCTTTATTAGCAGATGTAGTCCAAGGGCAAATTATTGGTTTAGGTGTTTGGGGATATCGCTTGGCTTTAGATGCCGTCCTTCATTTTTTGCAGGGAGGAAAGGATATTGTCTAG
- the spoIIIAD gene encoding stage III sporulation protein AD, protein MEIFQIIGLGLTGTVLAVYVRESNQEIAVLISLVTGLLLFVFALKKVAAVIKILTELAARADVNLYYLAIILKIMGIAYLAEFGAQVCRDAGQGSTATKLEFAAKILVMVLALPIITALVDTVLRLLP, encoded by the coding sequence ATGGAAATTTTTCAGATTATTGGCTTGGGACTTACTGGCACGGTTTTGGCTGTTTATGTTAGGGAAAGTAATCAAGAAATAGCGGTTTTAATTAGCTTAGTTACCGGACTGCTTTTATTTGTTTTTGCTTTAAAAAAAGTAGCTGCAGTAATTAAAATTTTAACAGAGTTGGCTGCACGAGCAGATGTAAATCTTTATTATTTGGCCATTATTTTAAAAATTATGGGTATAGCTTATTTAGCTGAATTTGGAGCTCAGGTTTGTCGAGATGCTGGTCAAGGTTCTACAGCCACAAAACTAGAATTTGCCGCCAAAATACTAGTGATGGTTTTAGCCTTGCCGATAATTACGGCTTTGGTAGATACTGTTTTACGGCTTTTGCCTTGA
- a CDS encoding aminopeptidase P family protein: MPSFIFCREERILSRRNQVKKWLREQGLDAFLVSKPEHRYYLSGFTGTNGYLLLTLEQDYLLTDFRYHDQARQETEGYQLLWGSNGWGQALNNLLWELGLKKLGIDRETVTLSLYEYLKMELTGIVLVPEKDPCRHLRKIKSPQEIALIKKAAEITDKAFMHIVELIRPGLTEKEVAWELEFFMRRLGGEGPSFDTIVASGPRAALPHGVASTKIMEPGDLVILDFGTIVHGYHSDFTRTLVLGEPQKKQSEIYNLVLEAQTAVLQAIQPGMLACEADALARKVITQASYGSYFGHSLGHGVGLEIHEGPNLSPRETTILEPGMVVTVEPGIYISGWGGIRIEDLIVITSRGCEKLSKAPDLFKVGR, encoded by the coding sequence ATGCCGTCCTTCATTTTTTGCAGGGAGGAAAGGATATTGTCTAGACGCAATCAGGTGAAAAAGTGGCTTAGGGAACAAGGTTTAGATGCATTTTTGGTTTCAAAACCGGAACATCGTTATTATTTAAGTGGTTTTACAGGGACTAATGGATATTTATTACTCACATTAGAGCAGGACTATTTATTAACTGATTTCCGCTATCATGATCAGGCCAGACAAGAAACCGAAGGCTATCAATTGCTTTGGGGTAGTAATGGTTGGGGACAAGCTTTAAATAATTTATTATGGGAATTAGGTTTAAAAAAATTAGGTATAGATCGGGAAACAGTAACACTTTCCCTTTATGAGTATTTAAAAATGGAATTAACGGGCATTGTGCTAGTTCCAGAGAAAGATCCCTGTAGGCATTTAAGAAAAATTAAAAGTCCGCAGGAAATAGCTTTGATAAAAAAAGCTGCTGAAATTACGGATAAAGCTTTTATGCATATTGTGGAGCTGATTAGACCTGGTCTTACAGAAAAAGAAGTTGCATGGGAACTTGAGTTTTTCATGCGGCGTTTAGGTGGTGAGGGTCCTAGTTTTGATACAATTGTTGCTTCTGGGCCGCGGGCAGCCTTACCACATGGTGTGGCTTCGACAAAAATTATGGAGCCAGGAGATTTAGTAATTCTTGATTTTGGCACTATAGTTCATGGTTATCATTCAGACTTTACACGAACCTTAGTTTTAGGTGAGCCCCAAAAAAAACAATCTGAAATTTATAATTTAGTTTTAGAAGCCCAGACAGCAGTTCTGCAGGCAATACAACCAGGGATGTTAGCTTGTGAGGCCGATGCTTTAGCCCGTAAGGTAATTACCCAAGCGAGTTATGGTTCTTATTTTGGTCATAGTTTAGGTCATGGAGTCGGCTTGGAGATTCATGAGGGACCAAATTTATCACCCCGTGAAACCACTATTTTAGAACCGGGAATGGTAGTTACTGTTGAGCCTGGTATTTATATTTCAGGTTGGGGGGGAATTAGAATTGAAGACTTGATAGTGATTACTTCACGGGGGTGTGAAAAATTATCTAAAGCACCGGATTTATTTAAAGTTGGGAGATGA
- a CDS encoding stage III sporulation protein AB: protein MLKLLGAFLIISGCGFFGFKKARFYRERTELFRFLQNGLTLLEAEINYGVTPLPLALKRIEQRVNSICQPLFGRAAVLLQEKKGITAAEAWAKGVQALNEKIPLTDQERDLLLIFGQGLGNSALEEQIKQLTLTRKQLSLFEKRAQAVEDKNEKMWQYLGISAGIVIVLILI, encoded by the coding sequence TTGTTAAAATTGCTGGGTGCCTTTTTGATTATTAGTGGCTGTGGATTTTTTGGTTTTAAAAAGGCCAGGTTTTATCGAGAAAGGACAGAGTTATTTCGTTTTTTGCAAAATGGACTTACTTTATTGGAAGCTGAAATAAATTATGGGGTGACACCACTACCACTTGCTTTAAAGAGAATTGAGCAAAGGGTAAACTCGATTTGTCAACCTTTATTTGGACGGGCAGCAGTTCTCTTGCAAGAAAAAAAGGGAATTACGGCTGCCGAGGCATGGGCAAAGGGAGTGCAAGCATTAAATGAAAAAATTCCTTTAACTGATCAAGAAAGGGATCTGTTACTTATTTTTGGACAGGGCTTAGGTAATTCGGCTTTGGAAGAACAAATTAAACAACTTACTTTAACACGTAAACAGCTGAGTTTATTTGAGAAAAGGGCACAGGCCGTAGAAGATAAAAATGAAAAGATGTGGCAATATTTAGGGATATCTGCAGGAATAGTAATTGTTTTAATTCTAATCTAA
- the efp gene encoding elongation factor P, whose translation MISTTDFRTGLTFELEGDVVQIIEFLHVKPGKGAAFVRCKIRSLKTGVIVEKTFRAGEKFPKAHLDRKEMQFLYKEGDGWVFMDTETYEQIIIPEKDLEKAPDYLKENMTTGILFYQGKVLGVDLPTQVELKVVETEPGIRGDTASGGNKSATLETGLQVQVPLFINQGDLLVIDTRSGEYVSRA comes from the coding sequence ATGATTTCAACAACAGATTTTAGAACTGGTTTAACATTTGAATTGGAAGGTGATGTTGTTCAAATTATTGAATTCCTACATGTTAAACCAGGCAAGGGTGCTGCCTTTGTGCGCTGCAAAATTCGTAGTTTAAAAACAGGAGTAATTGTAGAAAAGACTTTTCGGGCCGGTGAGAAATTTCCTAAAGCTCATTTAGATCGCAAGGAAATGCAGTTTTTATATAAAGAAGGTGATGGTTGGGTCTTTATGGATACTGAAACCTATGAACAAATTATTATCCCGGAAAAAGATTTGGAGAAGGCACCAGATTATTTAAAGGAAAATATGACTACCGGTATTTTATTTTATCAAGGAAAGGTATTAGGTGTGGATTTACCTACCCAGGTTGAATTAAAAGTTGTAGAAACCGAACCTGGTATAAGAGGGGATACGGCATCAGGTGGGAATAAGTCCGCTACTTTGGAAACTGGTCTACAGGTTCAAGTGCCTTTATTTATTAATCAAGGAGATTTGTTAGTTATAGATACACGCAGTGGTGAATATGTGAGTCGTGCCTAA
- a CDS encoding TldD/PmbA family protein, with translation YAHTNDLSLTRLLEIAELAGKGARKQQKSSTIKDFCTPPPALKLEIEQPPAEVGIEKKAAAVLAANQAARKVDARIRQVKVNYGDLQQKVVIANSDGVYVEDLRTRTRLSIQAIASEKNLIQTGYQSVGGSQGFELLEKKSPTELAKQAAQRAVLMLSAKPAPSGRMPVVLAGKAGGTMVHEACGHGLEADLVQKGLSVYVGKKGEQVASPLITVIDDGTLKGQFGTMGYDDEGTPCQKNVLIENGILKGYLYDLKTAKQEGLSSTGNGRRESYQNRPIPRMTNTYIAPGKTDAEKIIKDTKEGLLVMGMGGGQVNTLTGDYVFEVTEAYLIQDGEITHPVRGATLTGNGPETLKLVEELGSDLHFMIGICGKEGQGVPVSDAQPTMAVRELIVGGTGENSVSTDKKIRRV, from the coding sequence ATATGCTCATACTAATGATTTATCACTTACTCGGCTTTTAGAAATAGCCGAATTAGCAGGTAAAGGGGCACGTAAACAGCAAAAGTCATCAACTATTAAGGATTTTTGTACACCACCACCTGCTTTAAAGTTGGAGATTGAACAACCACCAGCTGAAGTAGGGATTGAGAAAAAGGCTGCTGCTGTTTTAGCAGCTAATCAGGCGGCTCGTAAGGTGGATGCTCGAATTCGCCAAGTGAAGGTGAATTATGGTGATCTACAGCAAAAAGTTGTTATTGCCAATTCTGATGGGGTTTATGTAGAGGACCTACGTACACGTACACGTCTTTCAATACAAGCTATTGCTAGTGAAAAAAATTTGATTCAGACTGGTTATCAATCAGTAGGTGGCAGTCAAGGTTTTGAATTATTGGAGAAAAAAAGCCCGACTGAATTAGCTAAACAGGCTGCTCAAAGAGCTGTCTTAATGTTATCTGCTAAACCAGCCCCCTCAGGTAGAATGCCGGTTGTTTTAGCTGGTAAAGCTGGGGGAACAATGGTTCATGAGGCTTGTGGTCATGGTTTGGAAGCAGATTTAGTACAAAAAGGACTTTCTGTATATGTAGGAAAAAAGGGTGAACAGGTAGCCTCACCTTTGATTACGGTTATTGATGATGGGACCTTAAAAGGTCAATTTGGTACTATGGGCTATGATGATGAGGGAACACCTTGTCAAAAAAATGTTCTGATTGAAAATGGTATTTTAAAAGGATATTTATATGATTTAAAAACAGCTAAACAAGAGGGTCTTTCTTCAACGGGAAATGGGCGGCGTGAATCATATCAGAATCGTCCTATACCTCGTATGACCAATACTTATATTGCTCCAGGTAAAACAGATGCAGAAAAAATAATTAAAGATACTAAGGAAGGGCTTTTGGTAATGGGTATGGGCGGGGGGCAGGTTAATACTTTGACAGGTGATTATGTATTTGAAGTTACGGAGGCCTATTTAATTCAAGATGGCGAAATTACTCATCCGGTAAGAGGGGCAACCTTGACTGGTAATGGTCCGGAAACATTAAAATTAGTCGAGGAACTTGGCAGTGATTTGCATTTTATGATTGGGATTTGTGGTAAAGAAGGTCAAGGTGTACCTGTTTCTGATGCTCAACCGACTATGGCCGTGCGTGAGCTAATTGTTGGGGGCACAGGTGAAAATTCTGTTTCAACTGATAAAAAAATTAGACGTGTTTAG
- the spoIIIAA gene encoding stage III sporulation protein AA, with the protein MYSQSWFQILTPELQELIGESLQVIVEEIEEIRLRIARPILFRLGTKELTITPEKRLTPRLENGYLITKSELERAVQILSQNSLYAWENEFKNGYLTIPGGHRVGFVGSGVLKEGKIKRLKELSGINYRLGKEILGCAQKVLPYLVKEEEIKHTLIISPPRCGKTTLLRDLVRQISTDFPGVNVGVVDERSEIAGMYQGEPQFDIGLRTDVLDACPKAEGMLLLIRSMSPQVIVTDEIGKKEDVEALHNALQAGVKVITTVHGTNWEEIKRKPYIQTLANWCFFERIVVLSRRKGPGTLEVILDGKSKERLR; encoded by the coding sequence ATGTACTCTCAATCTTGGTTTCAGATATTAACACCTGAATTACAGGAATTAATTGGTGAAAGCCTACAAGTAATAGTTGAAGAAATAGAAGAAATTCGTTTAAGAATAGCTAGGCCTATTTTGTTTCGTTTAGGTACAAAAGAATTAACAATTACACCAGAAAAAAGGCTTACTCCGCGATTGGAAAACGGCTATTTAATTACAAAATCTGAATTAGAAAGGGCTGTTCAGATTTTAAGTCAGAATTCGCTTTATGCTTGGGAAAATGAATTTAAAAACGGATATTTGACTATTCCTGGTGGACATCGGGTTGGTTTTGTGGGCAGTGGTGTCTTAAAAGAAGGAAAAATTAAAAGATTAAAGGAGCTTTCCGGAATTAATTATCGCCTGGGTAAAGAAATTTTAGGTTGTGCTCAAAAGGTACTACCTTATTTAGTAAAAGAAGAAGAAATAAAACATACGTTAATTATTTCGCCGCCCCGCTGTGGCAAAACGACTCTTTTACGCGATCTAGTAAGGCAAATTAGTACTGATTTTCCCGGTGTGAATGTTGGTGTAGTAGATGAACGTTCTGAAATAGCCGGTATGTATCAGGGTGAGCCCCAATTTGATATAGGTTTGAGGACTGATGTTTTGGATGCCTGTCCTAAAGCTGAGGGTATGTTGTTACTGATTAGATCGATGTCTCCACAAGTTATTGTTACAGATGAAATCGGAAAAAAGGAAGATGTAGAAGCTTTACATAATGCCTTACAGGCGGGTGTCAAAGTAATTACTACTGTACATGGGACCAATTGGGAAGAAATTAAAAGAAAACCCTATATTCAAACATTGGCCAATTGGTGTTTTTTTGAGAGAATAGTTGTTCTCAGCAGAAGGAAGGGACCAGGTACTTTGGAGGTAATTTTAGACGGAAAAAGTAAAGAGAGGCTGAGATAA
- the hydF gene encoding [FeFe] hydrogenase H-cluster maturation GTPase HydF, whose product MSSLQTTPRANRLHIALFGITNAGKSSLINALTGQEIALVSAIKGTTTDPVYKAMELAPWGPVVFIDTAGLDDLSALGKLRKKKTLEVLKKTDIAILVCDAAVGFNEPERDLLIYLQKKRLPFLVVFNKIELLPQREKSLAKIEKDLGIEIIATSTVTKEGLITLKEALIKLAASTKTEQKLIGDLIEPNEIVVLVVPLDESAPQGRLILPQQQTLRDLLDHQVIGIVTKPEQLKEVLLNLKKPPALIITDSQIFSEVGEVVPQDIPLTSFSILFARYKGDLSELLKGVEAIQNLKDGDKILIAEACTHHRQADDIGTVKIPHWLQQKTGKKLQFELSSGYSFPENLPEFALIIHCAGCMLNRQAMLQRINQAKEAGMPIVNYGVLIAYLHGILERALEPFQGNTLSS is encoded by the coding sequence ATGAGTAGTTTACAGACCACACCACGTGCAAACCGACTGCATATTGCTTTATTTGGAATTACAAATGCGGGAAAATCTAGTCTAATAAATGCTTTGACTGGACAGGAAATTGCTTTGGTTTCGGCGATCAAAGGTACGACAACTGATCCGGTTTATAAGGCAATGGAATTGGCTCCTTGGGGACCAGTGGTATTTATCGATACTGCAGGTTTGGATGATTTAAGTGCTTTGGGGAAACTGAGAAAAAAGAAAACATTGGAAGTATTAAAAAAAACAGATATAGCTATTTTGGTTTGTGATGCTGCTGTAGGTTTTAATGAACCTGAACGGGATTTGTTAATTTATTTACAAAAAAAACGTCTGCCTTTTTTAGTTGTTTTTAATAAAATTGAACTCCTTCCCCAAAGGGAAAAAAGCTTAGCCAAAATAGAAAAGGATTTAGGTATTGAGATAATTGCTACCAGTACAGTAACTAAAGAAGGTTTAATAACATTAAAAGAGGCTCTTATAAAGCTTGCTGCTTCAACTAAAACAGAACAAAAACTTATTGGGGATTTAATTGAACCTAATGAAATAGTGGTTTTAGTGGTTCCTTTAGATGAATCTGCACCTCAGGGTCGATTAATTTTACCGCAGCAACAAACATTACGTGATCTTTTGGACCATCAGGTAATTGGTATTGTAACTAAACCAGAGCAGTTAAAAGAAGTTTTGTTAAATTTAAAAAAGCCTCCGGCCTTAATAATTACCGATTCGCAAATCTTTTCGGAGGTAGGGGAAGTAGTACCACAGGACATTCCTTTAACCTCATTTTCAATACTATTTGCTCGCTATAAGGGAGATTTGTCGGAGCTGTTAAAAGGTGTAGAGGCCATTCAAAATTTAAAAGATGGGGATAAAATATTAATTGCCGAAGCGTGTACACATCATCGGCAGGCAGATGATATTGGTACTGTTAAAATTCCACATTGGCTGCAGCAGAAAACAGGAAAGAAGTTACAATTTGAATTAAGTAGTGGTTATTCTTTTCCGGAAAACTTGCCAGAGTTTGCTTTAATTATTCATTGTGCTGGTTGTATGCTTAATCGCCAAGCTATGCTGCAGCGAATTAACCAGGCCAAAGAAGCGGGAATGCCGATTGTTAATTATGGTGTTTTAATTGCTTATTTACATGGGATCTTGGAAAGGGCTTTAGAACCTTTTCAAGGAAACACATTGAGTTCATAA